The Lycium barbarum isolate Lr01 chromosome 4, ASM1917538v2, whole genome shotgun sequence nucleotide sequence CTTTGCTCAACATACCTCCAAATCCGTCGTTGAAACAAGCTAGGAAAGAAGCGGAGACAGTTATGTTTGGCGCTATTGATGGCCTATTGGCTAAAACGAACGTGAAAACGAAGGACATTGGAATCTTGATTGTCAACTGCAGCCTGTTTAATCCGACCCCGTCGTTGTCTGCAATGATCATAAATCATTATAAGCTTAGAGGGAACATAACTAGCTATAATTTAGGTGGAATGGGGTGCAGTGCTGGAGTAATTGCGATTGATCTTGCTAAAAAATTACTTCAAGTACATCCAAGTTCATATGCTTTGGTTGTTAGTACAGAGAATATTACACTCAATTGGTATCTTGGAAATGACAGATCAAAGTTAGTGTCAAATTGCTTGTTTAGAATGGGAGGTGCAGCTATACTTCTTTCAAATAAATGGACAGAGAGAAGAAGATCAAAGTACCAACTTTTACATGCTGTTCGTACGAATAAAGGTGCAGACGATAAGTGTTTTGCTTCTGTCACTCAAGAAGAGGATGCTAATGGAATACAAGGAGTTTCTTTGTCAAAAGAGTTAATGGCAGTGGCTGGAGATGCCTTAAAAACCAATATTACTACCCTTGGACCCCTTGTGTTACCGATATCAGAACAATTACTTTTCTTTGCTACGCTTGTTGGGAAGAAACTTTTTAAAATGAAACTCAAGCCTTATATTCCTGATTTCAAACTAGCGTTCGAGCATTTCTGCATTCATGCTGGTGGAAGGGCTGTTTTAGATGAAATAGAGAAGAATTTGCATCTTACGGAGAGGCACCTCGAGCCATCAAGAATGACATTGTATCGTTTTGGAAACACTTCGAGCAGCTCTTTGTGGTACGAGTTGGCTTATACGGAAGCTAAAGGAAGAGTGAAGAGAGGTGATAGAGTGTGGCAAATAGGATTTGGTTCAGGATTTAAGTGTAATAGTGCTGTATGGAAGGCTTTGAGGACTATAAAGCCAGCAAAGGAAGTGAATCCTTGGATGGATGAGATAGATAAGTTTCCGGTGGACGTTCCAAAGGTAGCAAACTTTTAAATGTCAATCAGCAACCAGAGAAGGAGATGGATCCAGGATTTAAAGGTAGTTGGTACACACCTACATAGACGTACATCATAAAAAAATTCTCaaaattttctatatatatatatatagtctaaGTTCGAATCAGTGGATGCACGTGCACACACAGCTTTTATTGTTGAGTTAGCCTCTTTTGTTGTAAATTTTCTTGTATGTTAACTCCAAGGGTCTTCATCAGTAATGGTGATTTTGCTTTTGTGAAGAAGCTACCTTTGATAGTTTGATATGAGGTATACTACGAGCAAGGACAATTTGTTAGTTGTCTATAGGAGAATTTTGTTGTCTATTGATGTTACCAATTGTTCTGGACTCAATCAACTATTTTTGAAACCTAATTAGGTTGTGAATTTTGATTAAAGCTTGTGATCTTGATAGATTCATTTGAGGATAATGTTGATTGTCACTTTCTAACATTGCTGTAATTTCTTTCGATAATTGTACCATAGTTTGAACATTGCAAGTTGATGCAAGAATTcctacctttttttttaatttttttatatcaGTGGTGTCTGAGCTTGCTTGCACACACCTTGACTATTTACCGGTTTCTACTCTCTCTCACCAGCATATACATCGGGTAACTCTATCTGCAAAGGCAAATTTCCTAAAAGTTCAACAAGAAATCCCCCGTATAAGCACGAGAAGGACTCAGATCTTCATCATTGAGCATTTCTCCAATTTGCAACATAACAATTTCTTTTCAAACTACAACTTGAAAGTGAGATTGTCCTCTTTAAACTTCTTTTCTACAACTAGGCTTTAGTGTTTAAAGATTTATTAATTTTTGAAGTTTCAAGGTCTCCCGCACTACGATCAAATCTTTTATGAAGGAAGTTTTTTACATCTATTTTTcttcaaataatatttttgttCCTACTACAGATCAGAGAAATTTCCCTCTAACAATATCATCCAAAGGGAATTAAGATTTTATGTACACACAGCTTCGGCTAAAGAGTAAACCAAAAGGATATATCAAACCAAGGAGGAAAGTCTTAATGCCAACAGTCTTAGACCCAGATTCACTTACAAGACAAATTGTAATAATAAGCCGACATTGTTTGCATAAAATCCTGGTATACCACTATCCTAGAACGTAGAGATAAGCCATACACACTAGACTCGGGGATGCTGGAACATAGAAATATTGGAACTCAAGAGGATCTAATCCCTATCATGACATCATCACAGTTCACAAGCTGAGATCTATCATGTAATTT carries:
- the LOC132636757 gene encoding 3-ketoacyl-CoA synthase 11-like, which translates into the protein MTEAKATTPLMPPSSTKLPDYNKSVKLKYVKLGYHYLITHGMYLLLTPLVAGIAAHMSTLTPQDLSELWDNLQYNLISVISCSTLIVLVLTIYIVTRPRPVYLVDFSCYKPGEAHKCTMQTFMDQSRLAGAFSEENLEFQRRILQRSGLGNNTYFPEALLNIPPNPSLKQARKEAETVMFGAIDGLLAKTNVKTKDIGILIVNCSLFNPTPSLSAMIINHYKLRGNITSYNLGGMGCSAGVIAIDLAKKLLQVHPSSYALVVSTENITLNWYLGNDRSKLVSNCLFRMGGAAILLSNKWTERRRSKYQLLHAVRTNKGADDKCFASVTQEEDANGIQGVSLSKELMAVAGDALKTNITTLGPLVLPISEQLLFFATLVGKKLFKMKLKPYIPDFKLAFEHFCIHAGGRAVLDEIEKNLHLTERHLEPSRMTLYRFGNTSSSSLWYELAYTEAKGRVKRGDRVWQIGFGSGFKCNSAVWKALRTIKPAKEVNPWMDEIDKFPVDVPKVANF